Proteins encoded by one window of Swingsia samuiensis:
- the pyk gene encoding pyruvate kinase produces the protein MTSISHHRRTRIVATLGPASSSPEMILSLAKAGVNVFRLNFSHGTHEDHGKRHAAVRAAEEQVGHPLAILADLQGPKLRVGVFENGPIILESGKRFRLDLDNKPGNQDRVTLPHPEIISAAKVGSNLLLDDGKLKLRVVEVKDGALETEVVIGGKLSEHKGVNVPDVVLPIPALTEKDHKDFQYALSIGVDFIALSFVQRAEDVKEARKIADGRAAIITKLEKPQAIDSLEEIIHQSDAVMVARGDLGVELPPEEVPVAQKRAIAEARRQCKPVIVATQMLESMIENATPTRAEVSDVSNAVYDGADAVMLSAESAAGKYPIEAVSIMARIASRVEQDHEWRLRMDRLRPQPEGTVQDAVAQAAWQVSRTLTATAIAAHTKSGAGALRMARERPHCPILALTPDIKVARRLCVVWGAFPRVVERDRAAHGIEDLAGPAAELARKLKFSNEGDHILVLAGLPYGHSGSTNTLRVVKV, from the coding sequence ATGACATCCATTTCTCATCATCGTCGTACACGGATCGTCGCAACTCTTGGGCCAGCTTCATCCTCGCCAGAGATGATCCTTTCTCTTGCGAAAGCTGGTGTTAACGTTTTTCGCTTAAACTTTTCTCATGGAACACATGAAGATCATGGAAAGCGGCATGCAGCTGTTCGAGCCGCAGAAGAGCAGGTAGGTCATCCTCTTGCTATTTTAGCAGATTTACAGGGACCTAAGTTACGTGTTGGTGTTTTTGAAAATGGCCCTATTATTTTAGAGTCAGGTAAACGCTTTCGCCTAGATTTAGATAATAAACCTGGCAATCAGGATCGTGTTACGCTTCCACACCCAGAAATTATTTCAGCGGCTAAGGTTGGAAGTAATCTTCTTCTGGATGACGGAAAACTTAAATTACGTGTTGTCGAAGTAAAAGACGGCGCACTAGAAACTGAAGTGGTTATCGGTGGAAAGCTGTCTGAACATAAAGGCGTTAATGTTCCTGACGTAGTCCTGCCTATTCCTGCCTTGACAGAAAAAGATCATAAAGACTTTCAATACGCTCTTTCTATTGGTGTTGATTTTATTGCCCTTTCATTCGTGCAAAGAGCGGAAGACGTTAAAGAAGCACGCAAGATTGCTGATGGACGTGCAGCGATTATTACCAAGCTTGAAAAGCCACAAGCCATTGATTCATTAGAAGAGATTATTCATCAATCTGATGCTGTGATGGTCGCTCGTGGTGATTTAGGGGTTGAACTACCTCCAGAAGAAGTTCCAGTTGCTCAGAAAAGAGCGATTGCTGAAGCGCGTCGTCAATGTAAGCCTGTCATCGTGGCAACACAGATGCTGGAAAGCATGATTGAAAATGCAACACCTACACGGGCTGAGGTATCTGACGTTTCGAATGCAGTTTATGACGGTGCAGATGCTGTCATGCTTTCAGCAGAAAGTGCAGCCGGTAAATATCCGATCGAAGCTGTTTCGATTATGGCACGTATTGCATCTCGTGTAGAGCAGGATCATGAATGGCGTTTGCGGATGGATCGTTTACGCCCTCAACCCGAAGGGACTGTTCAGGATGCTGTTGCACAAGCCGCTTGGCAAGTGAGCCGTACATTGACTGCGACAGCAATTGCAGCACATACCAAAAGTGGTGCAGGAGCATTGCGTATGGCACGGGAACGGCCACATTGCCCAATTTTAGCCTTAACACCAGATATTAAAGTTGCCCGTCGGCTTTGTGTTGTATGGGGCGCATTCCCTCGTGTTGTTGAAAGAGACCGTGCTGCCCATGGTATTGAAGATTTGGCCGGTCCAGCAGCTGAATTAGCTCGTAAGCTAAAGTTCAGCAATGAAGGGGACCATATTCTTGTCTTGGCTGGCCTACCATATGGTCATTCAGGAAGTACGAATACACTTCGTGTCGTGAAGGTATAG
- a CDS encoding HesA/MoeB/ThiF family protein: MINYFSDRELERYSRHILLPEVGALGQSNLKNASVLVVGMGGLGAPLVQQLASSGVGHLGLVDHDRIELSNLQRQILYQEADIGRYKAEVAAEKAELLNPFITATPMVIKADQNNLDQIIPTYDIVCDGSDNFTTRLTVSDACVKHGKTLVSGAVQGFSGQIGVFRPHKGGPCYRCLFPEANETDALTCGQSGVLGPAAGVMGSLMAVETTIEIMQLRDTAETFFTVWDALTSTFRTLKVSRDPACPMHVE, encoded by the coding sequence ATGATAAATTATTTTTCTGATCGAGAGCTTGAGCGTTATTCTCGGCATATTCTTTTGCCAGAAGTTGGGGCTTTAGGTCAGTCGAACCTAAAAAATGCTTCTGTCTTGGTTGTTGGTATGGGAGGCTTAGGTGCGCCTTTGGTGCAACAATTAGCGTCTTCAGGGGTAGGGCATCTGGGGTTAGTTGATCATGATCGAATTGAATTAAGTAATTTACAAAGACAGATTTTATATCAAGAAGCAGATATTGGTCGTTACAAGGCAGAGGTTGCTGCGGAAAAAGCGGAATTATTAAATCCATTTATTACTGCAACGCCCATGGTGATCAAAGCGGATCAGAATAATCTTGATCAGATAATTCCAACATATGACATTGTTTGTGATGGGAGTGATAATTTCACAACGAGATTAACTGTGTCAGATGCATGTGTTAAACACGGGAAGACACTTGTTTCAGGAGCTGTACAGGGTTTTTCAGGACAAATAGGTGTTTTTAGACCTCATAAAGGCGGCCCTTGTTATCGTTGTCTTTTTCCTGAGGCGAACGAGACAGATGCTCTAACCTGTGGACAATCTGGGGTGCTTGGGCCCGCTGCTGGTGTAATGGGCAGCCTAATGGCGGTAGAAACCACAATTGAGATTATGCAGTTACGCGATACAGCAGAAACATTTTTCACCGTTTGGGATGCTTTAACCAGCACCTTTCGAACTTTAAAAGTATCACGTGATCCTGCTTGTCCTATGCATGTAGAATGA
- a CDS encoding pyridoxine 5'-phosphate synthase has translation MIRLGVNIDHVATLRNARGGNYPDPVEAAQLAIKAGADGITAHLREDRRHIRDADMARLKELSAPLNFEMAATEEMVDIAARLKPHACCLVPEKREEVTTEGGLNVASQINALHPKILKLQDAGIRVSLFIDPDIEQIRAAKELNVPVVELHTGAYAHGGVGELERLEKAAKEVEKLEIELHAGHGLTFENVIPILQLPKLKELNIGHFLISNAVFYGLGYSVKKMKDLINP, from the coding sequence ATGATCCGTCTGGGAGTAAATATAGATCACGTGGCGACTCTGCGAAACGCGCGTGGAGGAAATTATCCAGACCCTGTGGAGGCAGCACAATTAGCGATTAAGGCCGGTGCAGATGGTATTACAGCGCATTTAAGAGAAGACAGGCGGCATATTCGTGATGCTGATATGGCAAGGCTTAAAGAACTATCTGCACCATTGAACTTTGAAATGGCCGCTACAGAAGAAATGGTCGATATCGCTGCACGTTTAAAGCCACATGCTTGCTGTCTGGTGCCAGAAAAAAGGGAAGAGGTAACAACAGAAGGCGGCTTAAATGTTGCGTCTCAAATTAATGCTTTGCATCCAAAGATTTTGAAATTGCAAGATGCCGGTATCCGTGTATCTCTTTTTATTGATCCAGATATAGAGCAAATTAGAGCAGCTAAAGAGTTAAATGTTCCCGTTGTTGAACTCCATACAGGGGCTTATGCTCATGGTGGAGTAGGGGAGTTGGAGCGGTTGGAAAAAGCTGCAAAAGAGGTAGAAAAACTTGAGATAGAACTTCATGCAGGACATGGATTAACTTTTGAAAATGTGATTCCTATTCTTCAACTCCCAAAACTAAAAGAACTGAATATAGGGCATTTTCTAATTAGTAATGCGGTTTTTTATGGTTTGGGTTATTCCGTAAAAAAAATGAAGGATCTGATTAACCCTTAA
- the hpnA gene encoding hopanoid-associated sugar epimerase → MNDITLVTGSSGFVGSAVVRVLQERGHKLRLFVRPNSDRSNIAALDGVELVFGDLTDPSTLPSALKGVKNLFHIAADYRLWVPDPSAMMQANVEGTKHLMLEALNAGVEKIVYCSSVAALGLRSDGVPADENTFVAEDKVIGIYKLSKYRAEQEVLRLVREKRLPAVIVNPSTPVGPRDIKPTPTGQMILDCAAGKMPAYVETGLNIVHVDDVAEGHALAFERGKIGEKYILGGENMMLGDIFRLVSEIACVKPPQIKLKQSWLYPVAIASEWLARGFGIQPKVTRETLEMSKKLMFFSSLKAQRDLGYAPRPARDAIADAVSWFRLHGRIK, encoded by the coding sequence ATGAACGATATAACACTCGTTACAGGCAGCTCTGGTTTTGTAGGCTCTGCTGTTGTCCGTGTTCTTCAAGAGCGTGGACATAAACTGCGCTTATTTGTACGTCCAAATTCAGATCGTTCTAATATTGCAGCCCTTGATGGTGTTGAGTTAGTTTTTGGTGACTTAACTGATCCATCAACACTGCCAAGTGCACTAAAAGGTGTAAAAAATCTTTTCCATATTGCGGCTGATTATAGACTTTGGGTGCCAGACCCTTCAGCAATGATGCAAGCCAATGTTGAGGGGACTAAACATTTGATGCTGGAAGCATTGAATGCTGGTGTTGAAAAAATTGTTTATTGCTCGTCAGTTGCCGCTTTAGGTTTAAGAAGTGACGGGGTGCCCGCAGATGAAAACACCTTTGTTGCAGAAGATAAGGTGATCGGGATTTATAAGCTCTCAAAATACAGGGCAGAGCAAGAGGTTCTAAGATTAGTACGTGAAAAAAGACTGCCTGCTGTTATTGTAAATCCATCAACTCCTGTAGGGCCTAGAGATATTAAACCCACCCCCACAGGGCAGATGATACTGGATTGCGCGGCTGGAAAAATGCCGGCGTATGTTGAAACTGGCTTAAATATTGTTCATGTTGATGATGTTGCTGAAGGACATGCTTTAGCTTTTGAGCGTGGCAAAATAGGTGAAAAATATATTCTAGGCGGTGAAAACATGATGCTAGGAGATATTTTTAGACTGGTCAGTGAAATCGCATGTGTAAAGCCACCCCAGATTAAACTGAAACAATCATGGTTATATCCTGTAGCTATTGCCTCTGAGTGGTTGGCTCGGGGTTTTGGGATACAGCCTAAAGTGACGCGTGAAACGTTAGAAATGTCAAAAAAACTAATGTTTTTTTCTTCTCTGAAAGCACAAAGAGATCTTGGCTATGCTCCACGGCCAGCACGTGATGCAATCGCAGATGCAGTTTCATGGTTTCGATTACATGGGCGTATAAAATAA
- the pdxA gene encoding 4-hydroxythreonine-4-phosphate dehydrogenase PdxA, translating into MSLPIALTLGDPAGIGPELTVSAWKALKKTGLVFFWLGDSRLFNDSVPFVEIQTPEEAKDVFPTALPIISVRCPVLVQAGKPTPQNASAVISSIEKAVHFVQAEQASGVVTNPIAKNILAEAGFPYPGHTEFLAALCNSAGNEIMMLASPSLKVVPISIHVSLRNAIESLTSERVIEVAKATNIALKKDFGISAPHLAIAGLNPHAGEAGLMGSEEQDIIIPAINRLKSEGIHVSGPMPPDTMFSAGIRSSYDAAICMYHDQALIPLKTLDMAEGVNVTLGLPIIRTSPDHGTAFNIAQPIGSDTGKADVSSLLSAIKLADQMAVYRRKKS; encoded by the coding sequence ATGTCTTTACCTATTGCATTAACATTAGGAGACCCTGCTGGGATTGGCCCTGAGTTGACTGTTTCTGCTTGGAAAGCATTAAAAAAAACTGGACTAGTCTTTTTTTGGCTTGGGGACTCACGATTATTCAATGACAGTGTTCCTTTTGTAGAAATACAAACTCCTGAAGAAGCAAAAGACGTTTTCCCAACAGCACTTCCTATTATTTCGGTACGGTGCCCTGTTTTAGTTCAAGCAGGAAAACCAACGCCTCAGAATGCTTCTGCAGTTATTTCAAGTATTGAAAAAGCTGTGCACTTTGTACAAGCAGAGCAGGCATCAGGGGTAGTGACCAATCCTATTGCTAAAAATATTTTGGCGGAAGCCGGCTTTCCTTATCCAGGGCACACAGAGTTTCTCGCAGCATTATGCAATAGTGCTGGAAATGAAATAATGATGCTAGCGTCACCCTCTTTAAAAGTGGTTCCCATTAGTATTCATGTGTCTTTAAGAAACGCGATTGAGTCATTAACAAGTGAACGCGTGATTGAGGTTGCTAAGGCAACCAATATCGCTTTAAAAAAAGATTTTGGAATATCAGCTCCTCATTTAGCTATTGCTGGTTTGAACCCTCATGCCGGAGAGGCTGGTCTGATGGGGAGTGAAGAACAAGATATTATTATACCAGCGATAAATCGTTTAAAGTCCGAAGGTATTCACGTATCTGGGCCAATGCCGCCAGATACCATGTTTAGTGCTGGGATAAGATCCAGCTACGATGCGGCAATATGTATGTATCATGACCAAGCTTTGATTCCATTAAAAACACTCGATATGGCCGAAGGCGTGAATGTAACATTGGGATTGCCTATTATTCGGACATCACCCGATCATGGAACAGCATTTAATATTGCACAGCCTATCGGTTCTGACACAGGAAAAGCAGATGTTTCCAGTTTGTTGTCTGCCATAAAATTAGCCGATCAAATGGCTGTATATAGAAGGAAAAAATCATGA
- a CDS encoding lysylphosphatidylglycerol synthase domain-containing protein codes for MKKSLPIILAVLGLTLFTFIAAKAGIHPVGNALKKVGFSGFLLLIIIQLILDLGLGLAWKAAVPQLSFFRLTSARIVRDAATACLPFSQLGGMLIGVRATISGQSPHDIYGKPITWPEAIAANLVDITTEVLGQIAFIGLALICLIGYRGSSAFIIPLILGMLFLIVGSVGFIWTQKNGGSLLRKTSSFLGHHIAADWQKIMTNNSELFQERLENLWDRPDRIALGALTHLFCWIGSAFVTWVSFLLLGAHISFLAALAIEGVVCGIMSAGFLVPGALGVQEIGYVTLGMVFGIDAQVSLSISLLRRGRDIFIGIPVLLIWQFVEITCLKHKKSLNS; via the coding sequence TTGAAAAAATCTCTTCCCATTATCCTTGCCGTACTTGGCCTTACACTTTTTACTTTTATTGCAGCAAAAGCAGGCATTCATCCTGTTGGCAACGCTTTAAAAAAAGTCGGTTTTAGCGGCTTTCTTCTATTGATTATTATTCAGCTTATCTTGGACCTTGGACTAGGGCTCGCTTGGAAAGCCGCCGTTCCACAACTTAGCTTTTTTCGTTTAACCAGTGCCCGCATTGTGCGCGATGCTGCGACAGCTTGTTTACCTTTCTCTCAATTAGGGGGGATGCTAATTGGTGTAAGAGCCACTATTTCAGGCCAATCTCCACACGACATTTATGGGAAACCCATCACTTGGCCAGAAGCGATTGCCGCAAATCTTGTTGATATTACAACCGAAGTGCTGGGACAAATAGCGTTTATCGGCCTCGCATTAATATGTCTTATTGGATATCGAGGATCTTCAGCTTTTATTATCCCACTCATTTTAGGAATGCTCTTTCTCATCGTTGGGAGTGTCGGGTTTATTTGGACGCAAAAGAATGGCGGTAGCCTTCTGCGTAAAACATCCTCCTTTCTTGGTCATCATATTGCTGCTGATTGGCAAAAAATTATGACCAACAACTCAGAGCTCTTTCAAGAACGTTTAGAAAATTTATGGGATCGGCCTGACCGTATTGCTCTTGGGGCATTAACCCACTTATTTTGTTGGATTGGCAGCGCATTTGTAACGTGGGTTTCTTTTTTACTACTTGGAGCACATATTAGTTTTCTCGCCGCTTTAGCGATAGAAGGTGTCGTGTGTGGTATTATGTCAGCCGGCTTTCTCGTTCCTGGCGCCCTTGGAGTACAAGAAATAGGGTATGTCACTCTGGGAATGGTGTTTGGGATTGATGCACAGGTTTCCTTAAGTATTTCTCTTTTGCGACGTGGACGTGATATTTTTATTGGAATACCTGTTCTTTTAATCTGGCAGTTTGTGGAAATAACCTGTTTAAAGCATAAAAAATCTTTAAATAGTTAA
- a CDS encoding SH3 domain-containing protein: protein MSGPFFLQTLRYHRFSMLILLGYMAIAASPADAAHHKHPHASKVEKKTNKVTARHLKKTTGKKARTIEAARAAHKKRLVRRATTGAVAGAAVAAVGASVAATAPSTQTPPTAPVPDNSNKGTNTGLPLPRFAALRADKVYMRRGPGDRYPIDWVYHRRGLPVEVEREFDVWRLVEDSDGQKGWVHQATLYGSRTFVIPGLPPTGVKAQVGEASAKEGDHIGRADARILGHVSTQEDARSYKNDISLMSHPEEDSSIVALLQPGTVGNIKLCPQNSQWCQVSVKGYQGWLPRRLFWGLLPGETIQPN from the coding sequence ATGTCTGGTCCTTTTTTCTTGCAGACTCTGCGTTACCATCGGTTTTCGATGTTAATTTTGTTAGGGTATATGGCAATAGCTGCATCTCCTGCGGATGCTGCACACCATAAACATCCTCATGCCTCTAAAGTTGAAAAAAAGACGAATAAAGTCACTGCTCGGCATTTAAAAAAAACGACCGGGAAAAAAGCTCGAACGATAGAGGCGGCTAGGGCTGCTCATAAAAAAAGATTAGTAAGACGTGCTACAACAGGGGCCGTTGCGGGAGCTGCTGTTGCTGCCGTAGGCGCATCAGTTGCAGCAACAGCTCCATCTACACAGACACCTCCAACGGCGCCTGTTCCAGATAATTCCAACAAAGGAACGAATACAGGTTTGCCACTTCCTCGCTTTGCAGCATTACGTGCTGACAAAGTTTATATGAGAAGAGGGCCAGGAGATCGTTATCCAATAGACTGGGTCTATCATCGTCGCGGTTTACCTGTTGAGGTAGAGCGCGAGTTTGATGTCTGGAGATTGGTAGAAGACTCTGATGGTCAAAAAGGCTGGGTTCATCAGGCAACGCTCTATGGAAGTCGCACATTTGTCATTCCAGGGTTGCCACCAACAGGGGTTAAGGCTCAGGTTGGGGAGGCGTCTGCAAAAGAAGGGGACCATATTGGACGTGCTGACGCTCGTATCTTAGGACATGTTTCTACTCAAGAAGATGCGCGTTCATATAAAAATGACATTTCACTCATGAGCCATCCGGAAGAAGATAGTAGCATTGTTGCTCTTCTTCAGCCGGGAACGGTGGGTAATATTAAATTATGCCCACAAAATTCACAGTGGTGCCAAGTTTCTGTAAAAGGCTATCAGGGCTGGTTACCACGTCGTTTATTCTGGGGGCTCCTCCCTGGCGAAACGATTCAACCTAACTGA
- a CDS encoding prephenate dehydrogenase/arogenate dehydrogenase family protein, giving the protein MALFNTLSIIGPGLIGSSILRKARENNAIANKLIVADNNPNNLKRIEELNLADVVTEDLTEAAKADCVIICVPVGAVENVAQAVLPHMPAGAILSDVASVRGKISLKIQQILPQNISYVPGHPMAGTEHSGPDAGFSKLFENRWCLLVPPPHTDPHAIHKMEEFWALCGAKTNILADEKHDRICAMVSHLPHLLAFTICDSADNLSGELKTAVLDYAASGFMDFTRIAGSDPIMWRDIFIENKDAILDTLDRFILNAETMAQAIREGDGATITNKIEHSRQIRRKLIENKQV; this is encoded by the coding sequence ATGGCGCTTTTTAACACCCTCTCCATTATCGGACCGGGGCTAATTGGTTCTTCTATTTTACGAAAAGCACGAGAAAATAACGCAATCGCCAATAAACTGATTGTTGCAGATAATAATCCCAACAACCTTAAACGTATAGAAGAGCTGAACTTAGCGGATGTTGTTACAGAAGATTTAACTGAAGCAGCCAAAGCTGATTGCGTAATTATTTGTGTCCCAGTTGGAGCTGTCGAAAACGTTGCCCAAGCTGTTTTGCCTCACATGCCTGCGGGAGCAATTTTATCGGATGTTGCATCCGTCCGTGGTAAGATTAGTCTAAAAATCCAACAAATTTTACCGCAAAATATCTCTTATGTCCCCGGACATCCAATGGCTGGAACAGAACATTCTGGCCCAGATGCAGGGTTTTCAAAGTTATTTGAAAATCGTTGGTGTTTACTCGTTCCACCACCCCATACAGACCCCCATGCGATTCATAAAATGGAAGAATTTTGGGCTTTATGTGGAGCAAAAACAAATATTCTAGCAGATGAAAAACATGACCGCATCTGCGCAATGGTTAGCCATTTGCCACACTTACTCGCTTTTACAATTTGCGATAGCGCTGACAATTTATCGGGAGAACTTAAAACAGCCGTTTTAGATTATGCAGCCTCTGGCTTTATGGATTTCACACGCATTGCAGGTTCAGACCCGATCATGTGGCGTGATATTTTTATTGAGAACAAAGACGCTATTTTAGACACGTTAGATCGATTTATTTTAAATGCTGAAACAATGGCTCAGGCCATTCGTGAAGGTGATGGAGCAACAATCACAAACAAAATCGAACATAGCCGACAAATTCGTCGCAAACTTATCGAAAACAAACAGGTTTAG
- a CDS encoding M20/M25/M40 family metallo-hydrolase, which produces MNNMQSLNSVLNYVDQNLDVSIQKLFELLRIPSISTQPIHAEDCRKAANWLKEDLQSIGFKASLREVKWAKPGHPMVLAHSDQSSAKPHVLFYGHYDVQPTDPDHLWGTPPFDPVLKESVSGHKVIIARGASDDKGQVMTFLEACRAWKAVNGSLPVNVSILLEGEEESGGENLLPFLKENADELLSDVVLVCDTAMADRVTPGITTSLRGMVTQEVTIQCASHDLHSGIYGNAAANPIAILCHILASLRDIDGRVTLPNFYDGIIEPSSETRDQWKKIFPSDENLLSEAGLSVAAGEKGYTAIEQTWCRPSCEINGISGGYEGDGFKTVLPAKASAKVSFRLVPGQNPALIEKSFRDHVTSLLPKDAKVEFKSFGASEGFAVSRESKYLAPALNALTEEWGVKAATIGSGGSIPVAGEVREALGLDTLLIGFAQADDRIHSPNEQYGVESFHKGIRSWVRILAALAEA; this is translated from the coding sequence ATGAATAACATGCAGTCTCTAAATTCCGTATTGAATTATGTTGATCAAAATTTAGATGTTTCTATTCAAAAATTATTTGAACTACTGCGTATCCCAAGCATATCAACGCAACCTATACATGCTGAAGACTGCCGTAAAGCAGCCAATTGGTTGAAAGAAGATTTGCAATCAATAGGTTTTAAGGCCAGTCTAAGGGAGGTTAAATGGGCTAAACCGGGCCACCCTATGGTGCTGGCTCATTCTGACCAATCCTCTGCAAAACCACATGTTTTGTTTTATGGACATTACGATGTTCAACCCACAGATCCTGATCATTTGTGGGGAACTCCGCCTTTTGACCCTGTTTTAAAAGAAAGCGTTTCTGGACATAAAGTAATTATTGCTCGTGGTGCGAGTGATGATAAAGGGCAGGTCATGACCTTTTTAGAGGCATGTCGTGCTTGGAAAGCAGTTAACGGTTCTTTACCTGTAAATGTGAGTATTCTTTTAGAAGGAGAAGAAGAAAGCGGTGGAGAGAACTTGCTCCCATTTCTAAAAGAAAATGCAGATGAGTTACTTTCAGATGTTGTATTGGTGTGTGATACAGCAATGGCCGATCGGGTAACACCCGGTATTACCACTTCATTACGTGGAATGGTAACACAAGAAGTAACTATCCAATGCGCTTCTCATGATTTGCATTCTGGAATTTATGGCAATGCTGCGGCTAATCCCATTGCTATTTTGTGTCATATATTAGCATCTTTAAGAGATATTGATGGCCGTGTGACACTTCCTAATTTTTACGATGGCATTATCGAGCCTTCCTCAGAGACGAGAGATCAATGGAAGAAAATTTTTCCTAGTGACGAAAATTTATTATCTGAAGCAGGTTTGAGTGTTGCAGCAGGAGAAAAAGGATATACGGCGATAGAGCAAACATGGTGCCGTCCTAGCTGTGAGATTAACGGAATTTCTGGAGGATATGAGGGGGATGGTTTTAAGACGGTTTTACCCGCAAAAGCTTCTGCAAAAGTTTCATTCCGCTTAGTCCCCGGTCAGAACCCAGCATTAATTGAGAAATCTTTTAGAGACCACGTAACATCTTTACTCCCCAAAGATGCAAAAGTGGAGTTTAAGTCTTTTGGTGCATCGGAGGGGTTTGCCGTATCTCGGGAAAGTAAATATTTAGCTCCAGCATTAAACGCTTTAACGGAAGAGTGGGGAGTAAAAGCTGCAACAATTGGATCAGGCGGTTCTATTCCTGTCGCTGGAGAAGTGAGAGAAGCTTTAGGGCTGGATACTTTGTTAATTGGGTTTGCCCAAGCAGATGATCGTATTCATTCACCTAATGAGCAATATGGAGTAGAGTCTTTTCATAAGGGCATTCGCTCTTGGGTTCGTATTCTCGCAGCATTAGCAGAAGCTTAA
- a CDS encoding DUF2939 domain-containing protein: MPSIRRIFSSRIGFGSIFALGSVAVIYLISPFWTLWSIERAMKVNNSKKVVSYLDWTSVSHSIKKQVTPPEDGLGEDLPGFGRSFLGSVIVNKMNNDTPENFLKSIHGFILPVQNNSPSSTMFWPFSGHLHAHFTSPNTFSTELEEPGKTPLIIHMEFVKWGWKITRFDLPTPLNNSTPRP, encoded by the coding sequence ATGCCATCTATCCGACGGATCTTCTCTTCACGCATTGGCTTCGGTAGCATATTTGCTTTAGGTAGTGTAGCTGTTATTTATCTCATCTCTCCATTTTGGACGTTATGGAGCATTGAGCGCGCCATGAAAGTAAACAACTCTAAAAAAGTTGTTTCTTATTTAGATTGGACTTCAGTTTCGCACTCTATCAAAAAACAGGTCACTCCACCTGAAGATGGTTTGGGAGAAGATCTTCCCGGTTTCGGGCGTTCCTTTTTAGGGAGTGTTATCGTCAATAAGATGAATAATGATACGCCAGAAAATTTTCTGAAATCGATCCATGGCTTTATTCTTCCAGTGCAGAATAATAGCCCTTCCAGCACTATGTTCTGGCCATTTTCTGGGCATTTACATGCTCATTTTACGAGCCCAAATACATTTTCTACAGAGTTAGAGGAGCCCGGAAAGACACCGCTTATTATTCATATGGAATTTGTAAAATGGGGCTGGAAAATCACTCGCTTTGACCTTCCAACCCCTCTTAATAATTCTACACCCAGACCCTAG
- a CDS encoding DUF3126 family protein, with translation MADITLSEVKRLQITLQRLLGSPKLTVNKPARKGMSVEIAVAGEVVGTVHRDEDEGEVSYAIHMTVLEEDLPAE, from the coding sequence ATGGCTGATATAACCCTTTCCGAGGTGAAGCGTCTTCAGATAACGCTACAACGTCTTCTTGGTTCGCCAAAATTAACCGTTAATAAGCCGGCGAGAAAAGGCATGAGTGTAGAAATTGCTGTCGCTGGAGAAGTGGTCGGTACAGTTCATCGCGATGAGGATGAAGGTGAAGTTTCGTATGCTATTCACATGACTGTACTGGAAGAAGATTTGCCGGCTGAGTAA